In one window of Methanobrevibacter sp. DNA:
- a CDS encoding iron-sulfur cluster assembly protein, whose protein sequence is MSEELALAVKDAVSVVNDPHMGVSIVEMGIVQSIAIEGSTAELVIKPTNPGCMSVTRIAAQAKAEALKVEGIDKVKIIIEGHVMADSLNEMLNKDN, encoded by the coding sequence ATGTCTGAAGAATTAGCACTTGCTGTAAAAGACGCAGTTTCTGTTGTAAACGACCCTCACATGGGTGTAAGTATTGTAGAAATGGGTATTGTACAATCTATTGCAATTGAAGGTTCAACTGCTGAATTGGTAATTAAACCTACCAACCCAGGTTGTATGAGCGTTACCCGTATTGCTGCTCAAGCTAAAGCTGAGGCTTTAAAAGTTGAAGGAATCGATAAGGTTAAGATCATTATTGAAGGTCACGTAATGGCTGACTCTCTCAATGAGATGCTTAACAAGGATAATTAA
- a CDS encoding amino acid-binding protein: MWESLNLKFSKYPARMAVAQKMFELGLRISEDGKIYCGDLKISDSALAAAAEVDRRVIKSTVDVIIADEELYEIFSNIIPAGTLIKNIAKDLDLGVIEVEAGEKSDGILAEVAWIMSKHNIGIRQAYAGDTRFNANPVLTIITEDPIPGELLNEFIKVEGVLKVSIL, translated from the coding sequence ATGTGGGAAAGTTTAAATTTGAAGTTCAGCAAATATCCTGCAAGAATGGCTGTAGCTCAAAAAATGTTTGAGTTGGGATTGAGAATAAGTGAAGACGGCAAAATATATTGCGGGGATTTAAAAATAAGCGATTCTGCATTGGCAGCTGCTGCTGAAGTTGATCGCAGAGTAATCAAATCAACAGTGGATGTCATCATTGCCGATGAAGAATTGTATGAAATATTCTCAAATATTATTCCAGCGGGAACCTTAATCAAGAATATTGCAAAGGACTTGGATTTGGGAGTTATTGAAGTGGAAGCCGGTGAGAAAAGCGATGGTATTTTGGCTGAAGTTGCTTGGATCATGAGCAAGCACAATATAGGCATTCGTCAGGCTTATGCAGGAGACACAAGGTTTAATGCAAATCCAGTTTTGACAATCATTACAGAAGATCCTATTCCTGGAGAACTTTTAAATGAATTCATTAAAGTGGAAGGAGTCTTAAAAGTTTCCATTTTATAA